A part of Desulfofundulus salinus genomic DNA contains:
- a CDS encoding enoyl-CoA hydratase-related protein, giving the protein MSWNNILVEKDGPVAILTINRPQVLNALNAETLTEIDGAIEGLGADPAVRVIIITGAGEKAFVAGADIAFMSKLTPLEAKDFARLGQKVLSKIENLPKPVIAAVNGFALGGGCELAMACDIRIASEKAKFGQPEVNLGLIAGFGGTQRLTRLVNPGLAKEILFTADMFDAETARRIGLVNHVVPAEELLNFCRGMAERIAARGPVAVRLTKEAVNEGLEMDLEKALAHEADLFGLVFATADREEGIAAFLNKRKPQFQGR; this is encoded by the coding sequence ATGTCCTGGAATAATATCCTGGTGGAAAAGGATGGCCCGGTGGCCATACTCACCATCAACCGGCCGCAGGTGTTGAACGCTCTAAATGCCGAGACGCTTACCGAAATTGACGGAGCCATTGAGGGGCTGGGGGCAGACCCGGCGGTGCGGGTGATCATCATTACCGGTGCGGGGGAGAAGGCCTTTGTGGCCGGGGCAGACATTGCCTTTATGAGCAAGCTGACCCCCCTGGAGGCTAAGGATTTTGCCCGGTTGGGACAGAAAGTTTTGAGCAAGATTGAAAACCTGCCTAAACCGGTAATTGCTGCCGTCAATGGCTTTGCCCTGGGCGGTGGGTGCGAACTGGCCATGGCCTGTGATATTCGCATCGCCTCGGAAAAGGCTAAATTCGGTCAACCAGAGGTGAATCTTGGTTTAATTGCCGGTTTCGGCGGAACCCAGCGTTTAACCAGACTGGTCAACCCCGGCCTGGCCAAGGAGATTTTGTTTACGGCGGACATGTTTGATGCCGAAACCGCCAGGCGCATCGGCCTGGTGAATCATGTGGTTCCGGCTGAGGAGCTGCTTAACTTTTGCCGGGGGATGGCCGAACGCATTGCCGCCCGGGGACCGGTGGCTGTAAGGTTGACCAAGGAAGCCGTGAATGAAGGACTGGAAATGGACCTGGAAAAGGCCCTGGCCCACGAGGCGGATCTTTTCGGGCTGGTATTTGCCACGGCCGACCGGGAAGAAGGTATTGCGGCCTTTTTAAACAAGCGCAAGCCGCAATTCCAGGGACGTTAA
- a CDS encoding 3-hydroxybutyryl-CoA dehydrogenase — MDVQKVMVVGAGQMGSGIAQVAAVAGCQVILNDIKDEFVQRGLSNIEKNLSRDVSKGRLQEDQKAEILARITPSTSLADAKDVDLVIEAAIENMEVKSSIFKQLDEICPAHTILATNTSSLPITQIAAATKRPEKVIGMHFMNPVPVMKLVEVIRGLATSDETFAVVKAMSERMGKVPVEVNDAPGFVSNRVLLPMINEAIFCVYEGIATPEAVDQVMKLGMNHPMGPLALADLIGLDTCLYILEVLHRELGDSKYRPCPLLRKYVAAGWLGRKTGRGFYVYNQ, encoded by the coding sequence ATGGATGTACAAAAGGTAATGGTTGTCGGTGCCGGCCAGATGGGTTCGGGCATTGCCCAGGTGGCGGCAGTGGCCGGCTGCCAGGTCATTTTAAATGACATTAAAGACGAATTTGTTCAACGGGGCCTGAGCAATATCGAAAAGAACCTGAGCCGGGATGTGAGCAAAGGGAGGTTGCAGGAAGATCAAAAGGCAGAAATCCTCGCGCGCATTACACCTTCCACAAGTCTGGCCGATGCTAAAGATGTGGACCTGGTCATTGAAGCGGCTATAGAAAATATGGAAGTGAAATCCAGCATTTTTAAACAACTGGATGAAATTTGCCCCGCCCACACCATCCTGGCCACCAACACCTCGTCCCTGCCCATAACCCAGATTGCCGCGGCAACGAAAAGGCCGGAAAAGGTCATCGGCATGCACTTTATGAACCCGGTACCGGTAATGAAGCTGGTAGAAGTTATCCGTGGACTGGCTACCTCCGATGAAACCTTTGCGGTGGTCAAGGCCATGAGTGAACGCATGGGCAAGGTGCCCGTGGAGGTCAACGATGCTCCGGGTTTTGTATCCAACCGGGTGCTCCTGCCGATGATTAATGAAGCTATTTTCTGCGTTTACGAAGGAATAGCCACTCCCGAAGCAGTAGACCAGGTGATGAAACTGGGTATGAACCATCCCATGGGACCCCTGGCCCTGGCGGATCTCATTGGGCTGGATACCTGTCTTTACATTTTGGAAGTGCTGCACAGGGAGCTGGGTGACAGCAAGTACCGTCCCTGTCCCCTCCTGAGAAAATACGTAGCCGCCGGCTGGCTGGGCCGTAAGACCGGTCGGGGATTCTACGTTTACAACCAGTGA
- a CDS encoding acetyl-CoA C-acetyltransferase: MKEVVIVSGVRTAIGAFGGSLKDVPVVKLGSLVIKEALKRAGLRPVSSQELLNYGPDALKGEPVTDLEQNCYDWDDSLQEVQVDEVIMGHVLQGGSGQNTARQAAIYAGIPKESNAFTVNKVCGSGLKAIALGAQAIMAGEAEVVVAGGMENMSQAPYILPRARWGYRMDVNAKGECIDLMVYDGLWEIFYGYHMGNTAENIAAKYGITRQEQDELGLLSHQRARAAIKEGLFKEEIVPVPLPQKKGEPAVFDTDERPMDTSMEKMAKLRPVFRPDGTVTAGNASGINDAAAAVVLMSREKAKELGLKPWVAIKACASGGVDPAYMGIGPVPAVRKALKKAGLTIQDIDVVELNEAFAAQALACMRELGLTLEKTNPLGSGISLGHPIGCTGARLVVTIMHEMKRRNLSTGLVTMCIGGGQGMAMIVENI; the protein is encoded by the coding sequence GTGAAAGAAGTGGTTATAGTTAGCGGGGTGCGTACGGCCATCGGCGCCTTTGGCGGTTCCTTAAAGGATGTGCCGGTGGTCAAGCTGGGCAGTCTGGTAATTAAAGAAGCCTTAAAACGGGCCGGTTTAAGGCCCGTCTCCAGCCAGGAGCTTTTAAATTATGGCCCCGACGCCCTGAAAGGTGAACCGGTAACGGATTTGGAGCAAAACTGCTATGACTGGGATGACTCCCTGCAGGAAGTACAGGTTGACGAAGTCATTATGGGGCATGTGCTCCAGGGTGGCAGCGGCCAAAACACCGCCCGCCAGGCCGCCATTTATGCCGGCATTCCCAAAGAATCCAACGCCTTTACGGTAAACAAGGTTTGCGGTTCGGGCTTAAAAGCCATTGCCCTGGGCGCCCAGGCCATCATGGCCGGCGAGGCGGAGGTGGTGGTGGCCGGTGGTATGGAGAATATGAGCCAGGCGCCTTATATCCTGCCCCGGGCCCGCTGGGGATACCGGATGGATGTCAACGCCAAAGGCGAATGCATTGACCTGATGGTTTACGATGGGCTGTGGGAAATTTTCTACGGCTACCACATGGGTAATACTGCGGAAAACATCGCCGCTAAATACGGAATCACCCGCCAGGAACAGGATGAGTTGGGCCTGCTCAGCCACCAGCGGGCCAGGGCAGCCATTAAAGAAGGGCTTTTTAAAGAAGAAATTGTGCCCGTACCCCTGCCCCAGAAGAAAGGCGAGCCGGCAGTCTTTGACACCGACGAGCGGCCCATGGATACCAGTATGGAAAAGATGGCTAAATTGCGCCCGGTCTTCCGGCCCGATGGAACAGTGACCGCGGGCAACGCCTCGGGCATAAATGACGCCGCAGCGGCAGTGGTGCTGATGTCCCGGGAGAAGGCGAAGGAGCTGGGGCTAAAGCCCTGGGTGGCGATTAAAGCCTGCGCTTCCGGCGGGGTGGACCCGGCCTACATGGGCATCGGGCCGGTTCCGGCCGTCAGAAAAGCCCTGAAAAAGGCGGGACTTACCATCCAGGATATAGACGTGGTGGAACTGAATGAAGCCTTTGCCGCACAGGCCCTGGCCTGTATGAGGGAACTTGGCCTCACCCTGGAAAAAACCAACCCGTTGGGCAGCGGCATTTCTCTGGGTCATCCCATAGGCTGCACGGGGGCCAGGCTGGTGGTCACCATTATGCACGAAATGAAGAGAAGAAATCTTAGCACCGGCCTGGTGACCATGTGCATTGGCGGGGGCCAGGGGATGGCCATGATTGTAGAAAATATTTAG
- a CDS encoding acyl-CoA dehydrogenase, which translates to MNFVLTEEQQLLRQTVRDFAENEVAPKAAEMDETEEYDWSLWDKMAEMGLTGIPFPEEYGGAGMDNLSYAIAVEELSRVCASTGVLISAHTSLCSWPIYAFGTEEQKSKYLVPLAEGKKIGALGLTEPSAGSDAGAVKLSAVRDGDEYVLNGTKIFITNGGRADVYVVIARTDPDMSKKHRGTTAFIVEKGTPGFAFGKKEHKMGIRASYTYELVFDNCRIPKENMLGKEGEGFKIAMATLDGGRIGIAAQALGIAQGAFEQALAYSKVREQFGRPICANQGIAWMLADMATRIEAARLLVYQAAFLKDNKLSYGKESAMAKLYASEVAMWVTTKAVQIHGGYGYTREYPVERMMRDAKITEIYEGTSEVQRIVIANYLLK; encoded by the coding sequence ATGAACTTTGTGCTTACGGAAGAACAACAATTGCTGCGCCAGACCGTACGCGACTTTGCCGAGAACGAGGTGGCTCCCAAGGCGGCCGAAATGGATGAAACGGAAGAGTACGACTGGTCCCTTTGGGATAAGATGGCCGAGATGGGTTTAACCGGCATTCCCTTTCCCGAAGAGTATGGTGGAGCGGGTATGGACAACCTCAGTTATGCCATTGCGGTGGAGGAATTGAGCCGGGTTTGTGCTTCCACCGGGGTGCTGATCTCGGCCCATACCTCCCTGTGTAGCTGGCCCATCTACGCTTTTGGCACCGAGGAGCAGAAGAGTAAATACCTGGTTCCCCTGGCGGAAGGGAAAAAAATTGGGGCTCTGGGTCTGACCGAGCCCTCTGCGGGTTCCGATGCCGGGGCGGTAAAATTAAGCGCCGTGCGGGACGGGGATGAGTACGTGCTCAATGGAACCAAGATTTTTATTACCAATGGTGGGCGGGCGGACGTTTACGTTGTTATTGCCCGCACGGATCCGGATATGAGCAAGAAACACCGGGGTACAACCGCTTTTATTGTGGAAAAGGGTACGCCGGGATTTGCCTTTGGCAAGAAGGAGCACAAGATGGGTATCCGGGCCTCCTATACCTACGAACTGGTTTTTGATAATTGCCGTATCCCCAAAGAAAATATGCTGGGCAAAGAGGGTGAAGGCTTTAAAATTGCCATGGCCACTTTGGACGGCGGGCGGATTGGTATTGCCGCCCAGGCCCTGGGGATTGCCCAGGGGGCCTTCGAGCAGGCCCTGGCTTACAGTAAGGTGCGGGAGCAATTTGGCCGGCCCATTTGTGCCAATCAGGGCATTGCCTGGATGCTGGCCGATATGGCCACCCGTATTGAAGCCGCCCGCCTGCTGGTTTATCAGGCTGCCTTTTTGAAAGACAACAAGCTGTCCTACGGTAAGGAGTCGGCCATGGCCAAGCTTTATGCCTCGGAAGTGGCCATGTGGGTGACCACTAAGGCGGTACAGATTCACGGCGGTTACGGTTATACCCGGGAGTACCCCGTGGAGCGCATGATGCGCGATGCCAAGATTACGGAAATTTATGAAGGTACCAGTGAGGTACAGCGCATTGTCATTGCTAACTATCTGCTCAAATAG